From one Vallitalea okinawensis genomic stretch:
- a CDS encoding response regulator: MYKVLLVDDKALIRKGLQKMIDWNNLNLELIGEAENGNQALEVIKEKKPHIVITDIRMPKTDGIELLKSINHLYPEIKTIVISGYDDFQYAQQAIKNGSLDYILKPINPTELNRSIEKACILLDKNTDSERKASNYLMKLMHNTGEAVDYHADGLFEDNPDRLVFSTVAMYDKYNEINVNNIYKQLKGYSNFLHVLLIQDTNETLFIFYTEHDLKLKVFESRIYDTIERVIENNSTSHRIIFGIGQPCMGIEGIKESYKTARENMLYALLDKSITIVLNSEIVNKQSFNIPLDQYEDELLIHMTSGNVNDVKSILEKIIKRVFETKDIRMDSIRLFLTNLCHIILRVDSGLSEEIQDFLVKINNLYYFLSFEHMEMVTQMLMNLFYYTTKKYMKKNNKKDAVIDDIKEFIHKNYSNDIGLSQISELYHMNASYLSNLFKKETGENINQYITKIRIENAKKMLTAPSVNIKELAYLVGYSDYTYFYKVFKKVTGKTPKQYNLEMITK, encoded by the coding sequence ATGTATAAAGTTCTATTAGTTGATGATAAAGCGCTTATTCGTAAAGGTTTGCAAAAAATGATTGATTGGAACAATTTGAATTTAGAGCTTATAGGTGAAGCTGAAAATGGCAATCAAGCGTTGGAGGTCATAAAAGAAAAAAAGCCTCATATTGTTATTACTGATATACGAATGCCTAAGACCGATGGCATAGAGTTATTAAAAAGTATCAATCATCTATATCCGGAGATTAAGACTATAGTTATCAGTGGTTATGATGATTTTCAATATGCTCAGCAAGCAATAAAGAATGGAAGTTTAGATTATATTTTAAAGCCAATTAATCCTACAGAGCTTAATAGATCTATTGAGAAAGCTTGTATACTACTGGATAAAAATACTGATAGTGAGAGGAAGGCTTCAAATTATTTAATGAAATTAATGCATAACACTGGAGAGGCTGTTGATTATCATGCAGATGGACTGTTTGAAGATAATCCCGACAGGTTAGTATTTAGTACAGTTGCTATGTATGATAAATATAATGAGATCAATGTTAATAACATCTACAAGCAATTAAAGGGGTATAGTAATTTTCTGCATGTATTACTTATACAGGATACAAATGAAACATTATTTATTTTTTATACAGAACATGATCTTAAGTTAAAAGTATTTGAGTCTAGAATATATGACACCATAGAAAGAGTTATAGAAAATAATAGTACAAGTCATCGAATTATTTTTGGTATTGGTCAACCCTGTATGGGGATAGAGGGTATTAAAGAATCTTATAAAACAGCACGTGAGAATATGTTGTATGCATTATTAGATAAATCGATAACCATAGTTCTGAATTCAGAGATCGTCAATAAGCAATCTTTCAATATTCCTCTTGATCAATATGAGGATGAACTTCTCATTCATATGACTTCAGGAAATGTGAATGATGTCAAGTCTATACTAGAAAAGATAATAAAACGAGTGTTTGAAACTAAAGATATAAGAATGGATAGTATTCGTCTATTTCTAACAAACTTATGTCACATTATTTTGAGGGTTGATTCCGGGCTTTCAGAGGAGATACAGGATTTTTTAGTTAAAATTAATAATCTTTATTACTTTCTTTCCTTTGAGCACATGGAGATGGTTACACAAATGCTCATGAATTTATTTTATTACACAACAAAAAAGTACATGAAAAAAAATAATAAGAAAGATGCTGTCATTGATGACATAAAAGAATTTATCCATAAAAATTACTCAAATGATATTGGGCTTAGTCAAATATCTGAGCTTTATCATATGAATGCATCATACTTGAGTAATTTATTTAAAAAGGAAACAGGTGAAAATATTAATCAATACATCACCAAGATAAGAATAGAAAATGCCAAAAAAATGCTGACTGCACCGAGTGTTAACATTAAAGAATTAGCTTATTTAGTCGGTTATTCAGATTATACTTATTTCTATAAGGTATTTAAAAAGGTAACAGGTAAGACTCCTAAGCAATAT
- a CDS encoding cache domain-containing sensor histidine kinase: MNFIKKLIHIINRSILNKLIISFIFIILLPIAIISILSYSKLVDNIKENYYKDQNQILSTIDTSLQMYLDDFNRLTYNAYLAKDSIQLILNSDNDNITTRVSNINLFNAFASNLVGLRDDVEGVYLYTMDGYLFDHSRYDGMKQVFDKAYDITAESWMKYMIDSKEESFIIGSHQQGYKLEPQFPFVITIARKITSYETGEIAGIFFIDINLKMIENLLAGEEGNDIFILDEFNHIVFTHKDGNIGKRFSQLYPNVPIDSIEEKKADIIEDNNNFVISKYNDYLKWKYVKLIPKDELIQKTNQVALPLIWTSIICFIAFLVVSIFVSGNITKPIKLLKDTMLKVQELDFNQKVDINNEDEIGSLAKNFNIMIEKIQELISKVYETQLKKKDSEFKALQAQINPHFLYNTLESINCLALISGAEDVSEMIQGLGRMFRYSIKQEKDLVTLEDEINHVKDYILLQAIRYEDKFDIEYIIGENLFRAKVIKFILQPIVENAIYHGIEGFEDKGLIIIEAKVVDKDLLIRVLNNGHKLSCDKLQDLQYQLNSNIQDLSRYDRKGKSIGIHNIHLRLQLQYGEKYGLSINNHKEMTEVNILLPLNLEEDNHV, from the coding sequence ATGAACTTCATTAAAAAATTAATACATATCATTAATAGAAGCATTTTGAATAAATTAATTATATCCTTTATTTTTATTATTCTATTGCCCATAGCTATTATAAGTATTCTTTCCTATTCCAAACTTGTTGATAATATTAAAGAGAATTATTATAAGGATCAAAATCAGATTCTAAGTACAATCGATACAAGTTTGCAAATGTACTTAGATGATTTTAATCGGTTAACCTATAATGCTTATTTAGCAAAGGATAGTATTCAATTAATATTGAATAGTGATAACGATAATATCACCACAAGAGTAAGCAATATCAATTTATTTAATGCATTTGCTTCCAATTTGGTAGGTCTACGTGACGACGTAGAAGGCGTTTATTTATATACGATGGATGGTTATCTTTTCGATCATTCAAGATATGACGGAATGAAGCAGGTGTTTGATAAAGCGTATGATATTACAGCTGAATCATGGATGAAGTATATGATTGATAGTAAAGAAGAGTCTTTTATTATTGGAAGTCATCAACAAGGCTATAAATTGGAGCCACAATTTCCCTTTGTTATCACCATAGCTAGAAAGATCACTAGTTATGAAACAGGGGAGATAGCAGGTATTTTTTTTATTGATATTAATTTGAAAATGATTGAGAATTTGTTAGCCGGTGAAGAAGGTAATGATATCTTTATTTTAGATGAATTCAATCATATCGTATTTACTCATAAGGATGGAAACATAGGTAAGAGATTTAGTCAGCTTTATCCTAATGTTCCTATTGATAGTATCGAAGAAAAAAAAGCAGATATTATTGAAGACAACAATAACTTCGTTATTTCAAAATACAATGATTATTTGAAATGGAAATATGTTAAGTTAATTCCAAAAGATGAACTTATCCAAAAGACAAATCAAGTAGCTTTACCTTTAATTTGGACAAGTATTATATGCTTCATAGCCTTTTTAGTTGTATCCATATTTGTATCAGGTAATATCACCAAACCCATTAAGCTACTAAAAGATACAATGTTAAAAGTACAAGAATTAGATTTTAATCAAAAAGTGGATATAAATAATGAAGATGAAATTGGTAGCTTAGCTAAAAATTTTAATATAATGATTGAGAAGATTCAAGAATTAATATCAAAAGTCTATGAAACTCAATTGAAGAAAAAGGATTCCGAATTTAAAGCATTACAGGCACAAATTAATCCTCATTTTTTATATAACACATTAGAATCAATTAATTGCTTAGCTCTTATTTCAGGTGCTGAGGATGTATCTGAAATGATACAAGGGTTAGGAAGGATGTTCCGATACAGTATAAAACAAGAGAAAGATTTAGTAACATTGGAAGATGAGATAAATCATGTGAAGGACTATATACTGTTACAGGCTATTCGGTATGAGGATAAGTTCGATATTGAATACATTATAGGGGAAAATCTATTTAGAGCTAAAGTTATCAAATTCATTCTCCAACCCATTGTCGAGAATGCTATCTACCACGGTATTGAAGGTTTTGAAGACAAAGGTCTTATTATTATTGAGGCAAAAGTGGTAGATAAAGATTTGCTTATTAGAGTTCTTAATAATGGTCATAAATTAAGCTGCGATAAATTGCAAGACCTACAGTACCAGCTAAATAGTAATATACAGGATCTTTCCAGGTACGATCGTAAGGGTAAGTCTATTGGGATTCATAATATTCATTTAAGACTGCAGTTACAGTATGGAGAAAAATATGGGTTAAGTATAAACAATCATAAAGAAATGACAGAAGTTAATATTTTACTACCTTTAAATCTTGAGGAGGATAACCATGTATAA